TGTCAGCCGCAGCTGGCGGCCCCTCATCCTCGTGGGCGGCGCCGCCGCCGTCTCCGTTACGGCCACCAGCGTGGGCAAGACGCTCCTGGGCCGCACCCGCCCGGACCACATCGATGCCGTGCCTCCCTTCGAGTTTTCTCCCTCATTTCCCAGCGGCCACACGCTCAACAGCACGGTGGTGATCGGCGTGGTGGTCTACCTCGTGTGCCTCCAGGTCAAAAAGACCTGGGTCCGGGCCGGCGTCGTCGCGGCGGGGGCCGTGTTCATCATCGCCATGGGCCTGAGCAGGGTGTTCCTTGGCCACCACTGGATGACGGACGTGATGGCCGCCTGGCTGCTCGGGCTGGCGTGGGTGGGCATGGTGATCCTCGCCCACAGGCTGTTCCACGTGATCCGGCGCCGGGAGCACGCAGGGCCGGCACCCACCTTCGAGCACCCCGCACACCTGCCGGACAAGGAGGCCCCCGAGGCCGGTGGAGATGCCGGAAGCCGGGGCAGGAAGGCAGCCTCCGGATGATAGTTTTGACGCATGCGCACACTCGTCGTGGACCATCCGCTGGTCGCCCACAAACTCACCGTCCTGCGGGATAAGAACACCCCGTCGCCGGTTTTCCGCCAGCTGACCGAGGAGCTTGTTACGCTCCTCGCCTATGAAGCCACCCGCGACGTCCGCACGCAGCCGGTGACCATCGAAACGCCGGTTTCCACCACCGTGGGCACCGCGTTCACCAAGCCCACGCCGCTGGTGGTTCCCATTCTCCGAGCCGGCCTCGGCATGCTCGAGGGAATGACCAAGCTGGTCCCCACCGCCGAGGTCGGCTTCCTGGGCATGGCCCGGGACGAGGAAACCCTGGACATCATCACATACGCGGAGCGCCTGCCGGAGAACCTGACGGACCGGCAGATCTTCGTCCTGGACCCCATGCTGGCCACCGGCGGCACCCTGCGCGAGGCCATCAAGTTCCTGTTCAAGCGCGGCGCCTCGGATGTCACCTGCATCTGCCTGCTGGCCGCCCCGGAAGGACTCGCCAAACTCGAGGAAGAGCTCTCGGACGCC
This sequence is a window from Arthrobacter sp. KBS0703. Protein-coding genes within it:
- the upp gene encoding uracil phosphoribosyltransferase → MRTLVVDHPLVAHKLTVLRDKNTPSPVFRQLTEELVTLLAYEATRDVRTQPVTIETPVSTTVGTAFTKPTPLVVPILRAGLGMLEGMTKLVPTAEVGFLGMARDEETLDIITYAERLPENLTDRQIFVLDPMLATGGTLREAIKFLFKRGASDVTCICLLAAPEGLAKLEEELSDANVTIVLASIDEKLNEKSYIVPGLGDAGDRLYGIAG
- a CDS encoding phosphatase PAP2 family protein, which gives rise to MKSVTDRFGRWLGPYAALWITLIVGGILVITLTLLGAEVYDSVVDQNGVSGLDKPALELAKQYRTPWLDSTVTAFTNIGGGIGMPILASILVAWLIYVSRSWRPLILVGGAAAVSVTATSVGKTLLGRTRPDHIDAVPPFEFSPSFPSGHTLNSTVVIGVVVYLVCLQVKKTWVRAGVVAAGAVFIIAMGLSRVFLGHHWMTDVMAAWLLGLAWVGMVILAHRLFHVIRRREHAGPAPTFEHPAHLPDKEAPEAGGDAGSRGRKAASG